In Pyrenophora tritici-repentis strain M4 chromosome 6, whole genome shotgun sequence, the DNA window TTTTGTAACACCTTACGGGTCCACCCACCACCCCCTCTACTCTCTCCTCTACTCTTACTCTACCCTCTTTGTGACACCTTACggcttactcttactctccctcttcttttCCTACTTCTCCTTTCTCCTCCTAAATACTTCTTAACCCTAAAAACGGGGTGTTACTACTTATACGCCCTATCTAACTTCTTTTAACTCCTtactctctactcttacacCCTACCCTCTACTTCGCTCTACAACTCTGCGTCCTCTAAACCTACCTTATCTTATAAAAATTCTATTCTAACTCTCTTTCTAACCCTTTACCTCTAcctctcttgtattttctttctctacccTCCTTTTGCGCCCCTAAATCCCCGCCCCTCTTACCTATTTACCCCTAACATATAATCCTCTCTTATattctcttctactactctcgccTTTGCATCTTCCTTACCGCAACCGGCGGCCTTCTTTAAACTCtacctcttttcctcttttcctctgccctaTGCTCTTGCTTTACGCTTCTGCCTACTCTGAAACCCCTCTTTCTTATTTTCTAGTAAACTCTCTTATATTTCCTCCTCTCTAAAACCCCCCTATATATTATTTACTATCCACTTTATTATTCTTAACTCTTTTTACTTACTTTCTCTAGTTATCTTCTTATACTATAATACCTAACCCTCTttaccctccctgatcctctctaccctcctgATCCTCtctccctgatcctctctaccctccctgatcctctctaccctccctgacccttccctccctgacccttcctctcTCTACCCCTAACCCTTTAACCGCGCCCTCCACTACTCTCTTACCTCCTCTACCCTACCTCTTCCTCTATTAACCCCCCTATTAATACTCTGTTACACTATCAATTTGCGTCTCGTACTATCCAATACTGCCCCGAACAATTCCTCTCCTACCCCTTACATTTCTCCTGCCTAACTCCCTACTGAATACATAACGAATAACCCTTATACAAATCTACTCTAACACAATCTTAACTGCTTCTTTTGTAtttctcctccccgtcactaACATCTCCCTATTTTGTCCTCGCTTTGCTTATCACCCGCCTTCGCATATTCCCTATCTATTCCCCTACTATCCTAATTGCCTGTCTTACTACTCTACCTGCCTAAACTCCTGTTATCACTGCCGTATTAAACTCTACtacccgccttgtcgctcctgctcctactgCTCTACCCTCCTCTCTACTATATCTCCTCTTTATTACTGCTCTTTGCTGCTGTCTATCTCCTTGTCCGCTTGTCTACACACTAAAaatctctcctcctcttctttatatcTCTCTTCGCCTCCTTGCCCTCCAAATACTTTTCTAATACTCGCCTTCTATATCTTATTACCCACTCTTTCCCCTCTACATACTACCTAACGAATTGCTCTTCTACCTTATTTTGCCTGTAATCTAATCCTCCTTTATCTCCTTATGAATATTTTTATTCTTCTATTCATTTCTTACCTATCCCTCTCTTTATTctgtaaccctaaccctttCTTCCTTCTATACCCCTAACCCTGTCTTATCTACTATAAATCCTCTTCTCCCCTTTAACCCCGCCCCCTAACGCTTTCCTACCTCCCTCTACCTAAACGCTGCCCTAATAAACCCCCCGTGAATACTCCTTTATACTGTTAATTTGCATCTCTTACCTTCTAATACCGCCCCTAACAATTCCTTTCCTACTCTACCtcccaccaaaaacgcccCTAATAACCCTTAAACTGAATCGGCTCTAAAACAATCGTAATCGCTTCTTTTACACTTCccccctcccctcaccaACATCTCCCTATATTTTCCTCGCTTCGCCCATTATCCGCCCCTTTGCATATTCCCTATCCATTCCCCTACCATCCTAATTCCCTACCTcactactctacctccctaaactcctgttgccgctgctgtattcacctccgccacccgccttgtcgctcctgctcctgctcctgctgctccaACCCTCCCTGCCCCtcctcatctctcctctccaccacatccatccttcccctctctctcttctgttcctctctcttctttcctttcctcttcatctATTTCTATCTCTCCTTATTTTTAATCTAATTTACTCGCTTTTATCACTTAATCTATATAACATCTACTAAATACCCTAACTCGGAAACTTTTCCTATTGCCACTAtatcttctctcttcttccctttaCCTCGGCCTATACCCTTCTCTGCAATAACCTCTGTTGTTTATTGTTCTCCTCTATTATAAACGGCTGACTCTAATAAAACTCTCTTATTAACCTATTCGTTTCTGTACACCCTAACCCCTACTTGCTCTAAAACTGTCTTACGAATCCCTCTATTAAATTTACTTTAACTCTCTGTTCTACTAACCTCCTATCTATCCCTATGCTACTCTATTCTTGCTTCCCTATACTAATCCTAACAACCTTGCTATAAATACCCTCGAAACTAACAATCTTTTATATCTGCTGTCTAATCTCCTCCGTATctattatcttcttattgCTTGTATACACACGTTATACCATTCGCTATACTAAACACAacctaaatacttcttcaactatctcctttgcctACTACCTCTTAGTTCTCTAATACTGTTGTATATTGTGTCGGCTCTGTCCTTCGCCTACCGCCGTCTATATACCGCATCGCATTATCTACTACCCTATATACCTCTATCACTATTCTGCGTCGGTAAACTTAAACTCTACCTACTGTATGCACGTCCAACACGGCCTGCTCGTCTTACTACTGTTGCTTAAATACCCACTATGCATTATTGTACTGTACCTTAACTCTATCCTTATCCTTATTACTACTGCTGTTCTTGCTACTCTCTTTACTTGCTCTATatttttctttacttctctttctattttctttacttctccttctttctctttatcttttgcttcttatgtccttctctataaacttccttatctttctctctctttcttcttctacctatcttctattccctttactatactcctcttaaattatatcgggtttcttttattcttctttcttttctaacatctctttttaatattattgaaacataatctcttatatcttttttatttatatcttcttcttatgactctacttttatataaacttaatcttttcttctatcttcttattaatgtattcctaataacttgctctgtcttctactacaatcCTAATCCTTAAATCCTACTTAATTCTatgcttgatttctttcttaaacactatctaatatatactacaaactatacctgttttacctacctcatctatcgattatgaatctcaccaactttatactctctcttttcgaatctttcttttctttgctttatacctgcatacttatttttaacataaataactcttctttaaacttttgctcttactatacccttactgtgcttattactcttactactgttactatctttgcctctattataattactcttgcttctaccacggctacggctgctattcttgtaacttttccttctatcgcgactatcactcttactgtctattcaattacggttacgggttctactattgcaactcccgctgttcctgccgtccttgctgcttttaacatgctcgttattactcctacggctactactacacctgtgtttactgccgcttctacaaatatcgccactgcggcccctacgcttcctattcttgctatccactccgtccttgctgctctcgccattccagctgctcctgctgtcctcgctgctcctgctctcgctaattacgctcctactatttccgcccttactgctcttactcctgcagcttttactcttaatgcgcctactcctacggttactgctcttattgctgctactcttaatgctctagctctcactgctattgctctcgctactctcgctattcttgctactactactgtcctgctgtcgccaacctcgcttctatcgctatccttactgcgaccactctccctgctcctattattttcgctgcttgtaacaccctcgttgctgccgcctttaaagctcctacccttgctactcctgctattcttactgctcctgctcctacggctcttacttctacgtcctgctcttgctactcttactcctaccgctcttactcctccgcattccgcaatcctccctattactgcttctgctctcgccacttcctctatctctactatccccgtcttcttgctgctctcgctttccccgctgttcccgctgtctctactgctctcttctgccccttacctcctacgcctcctccacctgcggtaactgcggtttcggcggccgctaccgctcctcttgtcgctgctcttactaccctcgctactttcgctttccttgctgctcttaatatcttcgctatcaatcctacggcttctgttctcgctgctcctgatactcttactatctctactgtccttactttgtcccttgtccttgtaacttgcactgctcttaatattcttattactactcctactacccctgcacctgttgccgcttctgcccctgctatccttgctgcttataatatccttacttctacctcttacctcttacagcttatatacacctccggctactgctattgctactgctactctcctactttcgctatcctcgctactcttactgtccttactatcctcgctgttcttactatcctcgctgtcctcattatcctcgctgcttccgctgtccttacaatcctcgctgtcctcgttgtcctcgctgcttcgctgtccttacaatcctcgctgtcctcgttgtcctcgctgcttccgctgtccttacaatcctcgctgtcctcgttgtcctcgctgcttccgctgtcctttctacccttactgccttactatcctcgctgttcccgctgtccttgcaatcgctacaattaacttaatagttaattcccttgccgttcgcccctttcttgcgctgcccttgttgctcttactgtcctcgcaatcatcgcaatcaccttaattaccttaattgcctctatcctcgcggctacacatcctgctcttactgctcttgctactcttacttctatcgcgcctgcggctcctgctttcctactctcgctatcctcgcttctctcacagctgatcccgctatccctactatccccgccgtcctcgctgctctcgctgctatcgatatcctcgcttctgctcctcactccccaccgctcctactacgcctgcggccgctataactacttctgccctgctcttgctttccctactgctctcgctgtccctgctgtcccccactgctcgcgctactctcgctgcttctcacttcctaccgctgctacggcttctacaactcctttcgccgctgcggctcctgctctcgctgtccttaccgtcgtcgctgctctcgctactcgctctgttctcgttactctcgctatatgcgcggctctcgatgctctcgctgccaacggtacctatcatgtcgctgctcttatttctctcgctctctcgctccctacgctctcgctacttgccatctcgttgctctcgcctgcctcgcctgcctcgctctcgctacttgccatctcgttgctctcgcctgcctcgcctgcctcgctctcgttgctcttgccgctcttgctgctctcgctcttgctgctctcgctatcggagctactctcgccgtcgtcacgaccctcgcttttcctccctgctcaagctgctattactgctttcgctacctgccatcaagttgccctcgctgtcctcgccatcctcgccatcctcgccatcctcgccatcctcgccgtcgtcgctgccctcgctatcgccactatcgccactgttgcagctattgctctcgctaccaacgctgcctgcgctcttactgctctcgccgctctcgttaccttctctgccctcgtctttgtcgttgctctcattgctctcgctgttgccgctgctttcgctacctctaatatctttactaccctcgccttcgtcactactctcgctgctctcgccttgatcactgctctcgctgccctcgccttcgtcgctactcttactgctgctactatcgtcactgttgctgctatctctcttgctgctaaccctgcctacgctctcgctgatcttgctgctcttgcctttatcgctgcttacactatccgacctactcgagctgttggagctaccctcgtcaacgttacaactctctatatttcctctactcgcctattaatcttgtaatccaacaaaactctcctgctaagttattgctctcaaccgtctctaacaatcgcttttttcctaaaaactcaaacaacgtcggccctgctcctgaattactaaccccgaactcctctaaccgcgccgtccatcggtttcctacctcgctccgccctaatgctatacttaataacccgcctattaatacccctctatactggcaatccccgtcttggactctctgatatcgcccaaaactattcctttcccaccgattgcatatctcctgcggcactccacaccaaaaacagcccgaataacgctcaaacttaattgtctcttccatcctcttaatcgactccttgatccgctggctctcctgtcgccaacattgccgtacgtcgtgtgcgctcgatccttgccctaccgcctcgcataacccacaccggtttatccattgcgccagctgcctacgcagccactcgacgtcggcgaactcctgctgccgctgctgtatcaatctctgtcgcgggccgccttgctctcgttgctgctgattaaacgcctgccgcgcctcttcttgctccctctccaatgtctccgcctcttcttcgttgctgctgccgccctcggccacctccaccacctccatctcctccacctcctccacctcctccacctcctccatctcttccatctcctcctccatctcctcctccatctcctcctccatctcctcctccatctcctcctcctccatctcctccccgtcggctctcatgcatacgtcacacctctcctctccctcctcgcaccgagctcgctcggcctcgcgcctgtctaaatacccgtccaacattacccgtctacatgtcgccgcctcgtctatgccttcgacgtatgctcgcaccaaccgctgctccgcctccccctgcttgtcatccgccgctcgctgctcgccgtcctgcaccatcatgatggcctcgctccgctccccgtctcgcccggctcgcccgctctcctgcgcgtaatccaacacgctaaacggccaatccatgtggacaatgcaccggatatcgggcacgtccactcccatgcccaacgcgctggttgccacaatcacccgctgcttgccgcccatgaactcctccaacatgcttgccttgccaaccgcgtggtgatgatacgcatggcacttgagcttctcggctaaccccttgacctttggcactgagttgccgtacactacaatcttgccgctcttatactttcggaccttctgctgtaccatcgccaacaccgttgcctctacctcctgtctcttcctctccttctctacccttaccacccggtacgctatgttgctccgtgctgttggtgccctaaacattcttacctgcccacgctcaaaatgcattcgccggaataactcgtcctcctcgctgggtggcaacgttgctgttaacatgaccatctgcgtctctacagccactagcttacctagctgctgcatctgcttgcggaacgtgtactgccggtttaacacgatatggcactcgtcgataataatccgatctagctgccgcgtcgctcgtagccggtttaaaaacgttgcaaattcctctccaactgccgactcgggcgtcactaacaccaccgctgctgcgtctggcggacgccgactctgccactctacgcacgatatccctagcttcttgcaccgctgtgccatgtcgccacgcaacgcgatcaacggcactaccaccaccgtcgtgccgccctgctctgcccacgccggcaacatgaacaacaagctcttgcctgccccgtcggcatcaccgctactacgggactctcgcctgctgtgatggctttgatcgctgcctcctgcaccccccggaacttggcctcctcgcccatcatgcgcttcagctgcgctctcgcgtccatcttcctcagccgctgccaccgatccacccttgcctcgtctgcctcgctctcaaacggcgctctcttccgcttgctgcttcttctctggtcgtccaagcctgcctggaagcccaaaaatctatgccaatccgtgctcgatgcccggaactgctgccgcctatccgccacggcccctgactgctccatgatccctcgcgcgtataccagtcccgccacgtgcgacgtatggcccgcctgctcgtcggcaatcgaatctcctgcctgctcctcagcccactccttattctcctcgccctcatctgcctggaacgctgtcgatccacgcaaaaaccgccggctgatgccaatcgccatctcccggtacccggcaaacgtccactcctggcccatcgcgatccggctctcgcgcttcaacgcctcccgcagccgatcggtcgtccacttgcggccgctggggtctgctggccacatatgcgacgaaactgcctccttctcccacaccaacgcctcgagccgctgctggaacggcaacaccagccacatataccacactaccagctcgcccacctcgcgcggcaaatatcgatggataatcttgacgtcgccgctgactttgtatcccttgtggtaccgtgtcacaaacaccaccatgccgtcctcgatgaatatattgcgatgcccccttgcactgtgttgctatgccgtacgctcagtagctctggccctcgcgctggctgcccacccgttatatgcattaacaccgccagcttctcgcgaaattctaccacccggtccatgtatcgctctattgcctgtcggtctacccctgactgcgtcccgggcttcatgaaccgactCCGGATGCTGGCGCTCTCGCCTACCCGCTCAAATAACCACCTCTCGCCGTTGACGGGCATGTTTGTGCGATGATCCTTCAAAAAGTTCCATCCTGGCCGCTCGTCGGTTGGGTTGTCACGTATGCTCTCCCATGGCACTGCCGGCACCGGCGCTGCCTTGCTGCTAAACATTAACTCCTCTGTTAATAATCGCCGGCTCTCGCTAGCCAGCCCATGTACCATGCCGCGGAACTGCGCCATGCTAAAATGCAGCTCTTTGTACAGCAGCTCGTCGCCGTTCGTCCACTCTACATGcccgcgggttgtagtgttgtaatggatcttcaatccatacgtccgcaaatccaacatccactgcatggggctatggctgccgcgcaccatgaaccggtccatcatcttctgcactaactgcaaacaccccttgggacgccgtcgctggcttggcccgctctcgtacgcgctgtcatctaagtcgtcgtctgtctcatcgccgctatcctcctcgggccctgacatttctagtcccttctgcacgaccataaaccgagcgatcttgatcaccgccgataatatcggcgggtactgctccggccccttccatccgtcctccttgacgcccagcaccgccaacgcgcacaccagcgggctgtcatactctctacgggtgatgcggtggttaagtaatgcaatgcaaaactccaaacacgctttctgtatcttagacaacttcttaggctcggggccttctccctgacctggctcttcctcagctacctctatcgcctcgtctatgtcgtccatcatctcctcgtccagctcttctctctcttcgtccatatcctcggcttcatcttcttcgtctccctCTATGCTCCGCTTTGCCTGTTCGATTAACACCTCCCATGCCTCTCGCTGCCGGCGCGTAAACCGATACTTGGGGCTCTTCCACCCGTGCTCTTTCTGTGTGCGTGCAAAAAACATTAACATCTGCTGCCACGGTCGTGTGTGCTTGACAATGGCGTTCTTGTCCAtatacggctgtaacggctggaaccgggtttggtgcatctctgtgcgaattgcctccaaccgtataaacacgccaatccggtcaataatggatgcctggctgaaccgcgccaatccatccatggctgcccaaatcgctgcttccaccggctcggcctgctgctcctgcctggcatctggctctgccacgggctcctcgatgcacgctaacaaatccggcctctccatgcccactaggtacggcaaccactgcgtccgctccagccatgggttcacctcgtcgcgctcgccctcctggatcgtcgtctgcgcccgcttctcgatgtctgcccacgccttggccatctgctcgcccactcgcgcccatgctgctgccagtgatcggaatggtctggtctggtctggtctgagggtacagaccagaccagaccaggtgcttacataaggaccggtccgaccagaccggtccgaccaacaagaccgccaagaatgaggctgaagcaaagaaggaagccgaggaaatgtgttttactactgactgtcaatctagtcgtcttcgttctcactatcctcgatatcgctgttcccctcagcttggggctttccataccaggcccggagacactcgcacgcttctataatatctgccttcagcctaccacggcgatcgacgatagtaagcttcgcgctactaaaaagacgttcgcattcatccgacataggcgagatcgcaaacatgtctagagcgaagcgagcgagatctcgttgggagtcgtagcgagatagccagtacgcaatagcctcattgcaacctgcctcttcgttatgaagccggtcagtagagatgtattgttcatacaaatcagttgtagaaactggagcgtctattcgaatgcgcttatgttcccgctggcgatcaaatgctgggtcaggatctctctccttcctggctggtggtggcagcatctcgacagggtaccttcccttatactctgtctcccagagatgcttcaccgctaattgtgcgttttcaaaccacctcttcttctcttcgtcgccatgaagaacccactcttgcctgaaccatccccacttgcgatatggatcaaggatttgagccgcataatatgccggtggaaggtcagtatcttcagggaatcgattttgccaattcagctgctgattattattattattatatttccattagagtcctgtatcagtcggtgactatgtaggactttggctaagccgttctatgtatgttgttcaatatggagtttctataggtcttgtacaatttggaggatagttgcgtagtccaatttccgagctagtcttccgttggcgcgggtgctaaagagcagtgtggtgaacagaaagagatgtaacagcgagctctttgcgaaaagaaatattgtttgtagttttatacagtgtctgtctgttgttttgtgtaggcgtctgtatatagggatctacaagagagagaatagatctatacatctagtgcctggtcgatgttttgctcgtgcgtgtgctagtgaaagcaggtgctggagcggttcggtatatggggtcggtatatcgagtcggtttagggcgttcggtagagagggtatttggtgtaggcgtctgtatatagggatctacaagagagagaatagatctatacagctattgcctagtcgatgtttttgggcgttttggtgtaggcgtctgtatacagggatctattataacctaacaataatagacctatacagctattgcctagtcgatgttttgctcgtgcgtgtgctagtgaaagcaggtgctagagcggttcggtatatggggtcggtatatcgagtcggtttagggcgttcggtggagagggcgtttttggtgtaggcgtctgtatatagggatctacaagagagagaatagatctatacagctattgcctggtcgatgttttgctcgtgcgtgtgctagtgaaagcaggtgctagagcggttcggtatatggggtcggtatatcgagtcggtttagggcgttcggtagagagggcgtttggtgtaggcgtctgtatatagggatctacaagagagagaatagatctatacagctattgcctggtcgatgttttgctcgtgcgtgtgctagtgaaagcaggtgctagagcggttcggtatatggggtcggtatatcgagtcggtttagggcgttcggtggagagggtatttggtgtaggcgtctgtatatagggatctacaagagagataatagatctatacatctagtgcctggtcggtgttttgctcgtgcgtgtgctggtgacagcaggtgctggagcggttcggtatatggggtcggtatatcgagttggtttagggcgttcgg includes these proteins:
- a CDS encoding ComEC, membrane metal-binding protein: MLVITPTATTTPVFTAASTNIATAAPTLPILAIHSVLAALAIPAAPAVLAAPALANYAPTISALTALTPAAFTLNAPTPTLSLLLLSLLSLFLLLLLSCSPTLATPAILTAPAPTALTSTSCSCYSYSYRSYSSAFRNPPYYCFCSRHFLYLYYPRLLAALAFPAVPAVSTALFCPLPPTPPPPAVTAVSAAATAPLVAALTTLATFAFLAALNIFAINPTASVLAAPDTLTISTVLTLSLVLVTCTALNILITTPTTPAPVAASAPAILAAYNILTSTSYLLQLIYTSGYCYCYCYSPTFAILATLTVLTILAVLTILAVLIILAASAVLTILAVLVLIPLSLLSPPSSLLSLLSISSLLLLTPHRSYYACGRYNYFCPALAFPTALAVPAVPHCSRYSRCFSLPTAATASTTPFAAAAPALAVLTVVAALATRSVLVTLAICAALDALAANAIALATNAACALTALAALVTFSALVFVVALIALAVAAAFATSNIFTTLAFVTTLAALALITALAALAFVATLTAATIVTVAAISLAANPAYALADLAALAFIAAYTIRPTRAVGATLVNVTTLYISSTRLLIL